A region from the Acomys russatus chromosome 24, mAcoRus1.1, whole genome shotgun sequence genome encodes:
- the St6galnac4 gene encoding alpha-N-acetyl-neuraminyl-2,3-beta-galactosyl-1,3-N-acetyl-galactosaminide alpha-2,6-sialyltransferase — protein sequence MKAPGRLLLLILCALTFSAGYVFLCCWACLPLCLATCLDHPLPVAPRPTVPGPLHFSGYSSVPDGKPLIREPCRSCAVVSSSGQMLGSGLGAQIDAAECVLRMNQAPTVGFEEDVGQRSTLRVISHTSVPLLLRNYSHYFQHARDTLYVVWGQGRHMDRMLGGRTYRTLLQLTRMYPGLQVYTFTERMMAYCDQIFQDETGKNRRQSGSFLSTGWFTMILALELCEEIVVYGMVSDSYCSEKSPHSVPYHYFEKGRLDECQMYLLHEQAPRSAHRFITEKAVFSRWAKKRPIVFAHPSWRAK from the exons GGTCGCCTTCTGCTCCTCATACTGTGTGCCTTGACATTCTCTGCTGGCTACGTCTTCCTGTGCTGCTGGGCTTGCCTGCCCCTCTGCCTGGCCACCTGCCTGGACCACCCCCTCCCTGTGGCCCCCAGACCCACTGTGCCAGGACCCCTGCACTTCAGTGGCTACAGCAGCGTGCCGGATGGGAAG CCACTTATCCGAGAGCCGTGCCGCAGCTGCGCAGTGGTGTCCAGCTCGGGCCAGATGCTGGGTTCTGGCCTGGGTGCCCAGATCGATGCTGCTGAGTGTGTTCTGCGCATGAACCAGGCCCCCACCGTGGGCTTCGAGGAGGACGTGGGCCAGCGCAGCACTCTGCGTGTGATCTCGCACACAAGCGTGCCGCTGCTTCTGCGCAACTATTCACACTACTTCCAGCATGCTCGAGACACACTCTATGTGGTGTGGGGCCAGGGCAGGCACATGGACCGGATGCTGGGCGGCCGCACCTACCGCACGTTGCTGCAGCTCACCAGAATGTACCCAGGCCTACAGGTGTACACCTTCACTGAACGCATGATGGCCTACTGCGACCAGATCTTCCAGGATGAGACAGGCAAGAACCG GAGGCAGTCCGGTTCCTTTCTTAGCACTGGTTGGTTCACCATGATCCTGGCCCTGGAACTGTGTGAGGAGATCGTGGTCTACGGGATGGTCAGTGACAGCTACTGCAG TGAGAAGAGTCCCCACTCTGTGCCTTACCACTACTTTGAGAAGGGCCGGCTGGATGAATGTCAGATGTACCTTCTTCATGAGCAGGCACCACGGAGTGCCCATCGGTTCATCACCGAGAAGGCTGTGTTCTCTCGCTGGGCCAAGAAGAGGCCCATTGTATTCGCCCACCCATCCTGGAGGGCCAAATAG